In Methanococcoides sp. LMO-2, a single window of DNA contains:
- a CDS encoding argininosuccinate synthase: protein MSKKVVLAYSGGLDTSICIPLLKEEYGYDEVITVAVDVGQPKEDVTQAEEKAKKISDLHFTLDVREEFVNDYIFPLIRANGDYEGYVMGTSIARPLIAKKVVEIAEQEGAVALAHGCTGKGNDQLRFEAVFRLTDMDVIAPMREMNLTREWEIEYAKEHGIPVGVTTAKPWSVDENIWSRSIEGGKLEDPGYIPPEEIYKWTASPEDSPDAQTIVIGFENGVPVSLDGEKMGGVELIEKLNVIAGTHGVGRTDMIEDRVLGLKARENYEHPAATVLLAAHRDLEKLVLTRSELKFKAMVDEQWSELAYYGLVDEPLYDDLNAFIDNTQTRVNGTVTLKLYKGSLTILARTSPAALYSEELVSFDGTTIDQKDAEGFAKYHGFQARLFRKFVDQN from the coding sequence ATGTCAAAGAAAGTAGTACTTGCTTATTCCGGAGGACTGGACACATCTATTTGTATCCCGCTCCTCAAAGAAGAATACGGATATGATGAAGTCATAACAGTGGCAGTCGATGTAGGACAGCCAAAGGAAGATGTCACTCAGGCAGAAGAGAAGGCAAAGAAGATCAGTGACCTCCATTTCACACTTGATGTTCGCGAGGAGTTCGTGAACGACTACATCTTCCCTCTTATCAGGGCCAATGGAGACTACGAAGGCTATGTGATGGGAACATCCATCGCACGCCCACTCATCGCAAAAAAGGTCGTAGAGATCGCTGAGCAGGAAGGAGCTGTTGCACTGGCACACGGATGTACCGGTAAAGGCAACGACCAGCTTCGTTTCGAGGCAGTGTTCAGGCTCACTGACATGGATGTCATCGCACCAATGAGGGAGATGAACCTGACCCGTGAATGGGAGATCGAGTACGCAAAAGAACACGGCATTCCAGTAGGTGTCACAACTGCAAAGCCATGGAGCGTTGACGAGAACATCTGGAGCAGAAGCATCGAGGGTGGAAAGCTCGAAGACCCCGGATACATCCCACCTGAGGAGATCTACAAGTGGACAGCTTCACCAGAGGACTCACCTGATGCCCAGACCATCGTGATCGGTTTCGAGAACGGTGTGCCAGTCTCACTTGACGGTGAGAAGATGGGCGGTGTAGAGCTCATCGAAAAGCTCAACGTCATTGCAGGAACACACGGTGTCGGACGTACCGACATGATCGAAGACCGTGTCCTCGGACTCAAGGCACGTGAGAACTACGAGCACCCTGCAGCAACCGTACTCCTTGCAGCACACAGGGACCTCGAGAAACTCGTACTCACACGCTCTGAGCTCAAGTTCAAGGCAATGGTGGACGAACAGTGGTCCGAACTTGCATACTACGGTCTTGTGGACGAACCACTCTACGATGACCTTAATGCATTCATCGACAATACACAGACACGTGTAAACGGTACTGTCACCCTGAAACTGTACAAGGGAAGCCTTACCATACTTGCAAGAACATCACCTGCAGCACTCTACTCAGAGGAGCTTGTATCCTTTGATGGAACCACCATCGACCAGAAAGACGCCGAAGGATTTGCAAAATACCACGGATTCCAGGCACGCCTGTTCAGGAAATTCGTTGATCAAAACTAA
- a CDS encoding CDGSH iron-sulfur domain-containing protein, whose amino-acid sequence MEKETSPSINVSKNGPYIVKDLKTLRNSKGVFIEVKPVIALCRCGGSGNMPFCDGTHLKNDFSGEKEKDRIPDRVDTYVGKHITIHRNRDVCSHVGHCVRNLPSVFKKGEEPWADPDAADPEEIAELIRTCPSGALSYTVNGKLYKDYSHGPEIFVLKDGPYNVTGVTLDDPDGSVPETQDHYALCRCGKSRNKPFCDGRHSSAEFKDRKN is encoded by the coding sequence GTGGAGAAAGAAACCAGCCCTTCAATAAACGTATCAAAAAATGGACCATATATTGTGAAAGACCTTAAGACACTCAGGAATTCAAAGGGTGTTTTCATCGAGGTAAAACCTGTTATTGCACTTTGCAGATGTGGTGGGTCGGGGAATATGCCATTTTGTGATGGGACGCATTTAAAGAACGATTTTTCCGGGGAAAAAGAAAAAGACCGTATTCCCGATAGGGTTGATACTTACGTTGGGAAACATATTACCATTCATCGTAACAGGGACGTGTGTTCTCACGTAGGGCATTGTGTTCGTAATCTACCTTCTGTTTTCAAAAAGGGTGAAGAGCCCTGGGCAGACCCGGATGCTGCAGATCCCGAAGAGATAGCAGAACTGATCAGGACCTGTCCTTCTGGTGCGTTGAGTTATACTGTTAATGGAAAATTGTATAAGGATTATTCACATGGCCCGGAAATTTTTGTCCTGAAGGATGGACCTTACAATGTTACCGGAGTCACGCTTGATGACCCTGATGGTTCAGTACCTGAAACCCAGGACCATTATGCTCTCTGCAGATGCGGTAAATCCCGAAATAAACCATTCTGTGACGGCCGGCACTCCAGTGCTGAATTTAAGGACAGGAAGAATTGA
- a CDS encoding glycoside hydrolase family 15 protein, with product MNLIEAEKLYENSVKILKNNQHEKGGFYASPPGTRYPFIYPRDHSVAILGCIDAEMLDEARRGLEFVLNSQKPLGEFSQRYDVDGNDASYKDLQIDGNGLVLYAMGKYFEATGGLFFESMADRAFVEKHWETVKKAVEFILMNKNEEVDLIHTVNSIHEYPAYEHGFEIYANSACCAGIEAAVKMGQALEEDVATWEAEAEKIREAILTRMYSPRRRSFIKCIRVKEKSSNPIGYDAFASSVIDVDVVEYAPAYFGLIDQHDIKNRYTVRRIHDKLWDKEIGGLNRYPEMWDRNNGGYGPWCHFTCQLANHYVEIDDQDMAEMYLGWVVDMAHNYQLPEHISTIERFEIWHEDYTNAKILRDSKLTMIENVRNHPKWNDGMAYVTIPLIWPHAEYIRAYKNYVEKFG from the coding sequence TTGAATCTGATCGAAGCTGAAAAACTATACGAAAACAGCGTGAAGATCCTGAAAAACAACCAGCATGAAAAAGGAGGGTTCTATGCAAGTCCCCCGGGAACACGTTATCCTTTCATCTACCCCAGGGACCACTCGGTGGCAATACTTGGATGTATTGATGCCGAAATGCTGGATGAGGCCCGAAGAGGGCTTGAGTTTGTATTGAATTCCCAAAAACCGCTGGGTGAATTTTCCCAGAGATATGATGTTGACGGAAATGATGCCAGCTATAAGGACCTGCAGATCGACGGAAACGGACTGGTCCTCTATGCAATGGGAAAATACTTCGAAGCAACAGGAGGACTCTTCTTTGAATCTATGGCAGACAGGGCCTTTGTGGAAAAGCACTGGGAAACTGTCAAAAAAGCAGTTGAGTTCATACTGATGAACAAGAACGAAGAGGTAGACCTTATCCACACCGTGAACAGTATCCATGAGTATCCAGCATACGAACATGGATTTGAGATCTACGCCAACTCCGCCTGCTGTGCAGGTATCGAAGCAGCAGTAAAGATGGGACAAGCTCTTGAGGAAGACGTTGCCACCTGGGAAGCAGAAGCTGAAAAGATCAGGGAGGCCATCCTTACCCGCATGTACAGCCCCCGCAGGCGTTCATTCATCAAATGCATCCGTGTAAAAGAGAAAAGCAGCAACCCTATCGGATATGATGCCTTTGCCTCAAGCGTCATCGATGTGGATGTTGTGGAATACGCGCCTGCATACTTCGGGCTCATCGACCAGCACGACATCAAGAATCGCTATACTGTCAGAAGGATACACGACAAGCTCTGGGACAAGGAGATTGGCGGCCTGAACCGCTATCCTGAAATGTGGGACAGGAACAACGGAGGATATGGCCCATGGTGCCACTTCACCTGCCAGCTTGCAAACCACTATGTTGAGATCGATGACCAGGACATGGCAGAGATGTATCTGGGCTGGGTGGTTGACATGGCACACAACTACCAGTTACCTGAGCATATTTCGACCATCGAAAGGTTTGAGATTTGGCATGAGGACTACACCAACGCAAAGATCCTCAGGGACAGCAAGCTCACCATGATCGAGAACGTGCGAAACCATCCTAAATGGAACGATGGAATGGCATACGTAACAATACCCCTGATCTGGCCTCATGCTGAGTATATCAGGGCATACAAGAACTATGTCGAAAAATTCGGATAA
- a CDS encoding thiamine pyrophosphate-binding protein has protein sequence MEEMNGAEVLIKCLEDLGVKHIFGYTGAAILPVFHALRQSDIEIIVNSNEQSSAFSAAGYSRSSDQVGIAMVTSGPAITNTLTSVADAYSDSIPLLVFAGQVPEHKIGTDSFQHINVKGIFGDVTKKVIQLSNDDDIESIVKDAYYFARSGKPGPVVIDFPLDKQQKVHCYQNMDVTKFRDSYHDDRHLSEKQCEDFFKLLLNSKRPLLYLGGGLNSEHGKQTIREFNDLFGIPSVNTLMAKGTVDERDDLNLGMLGMFGTPYANMLIQENDFFFAIGVRWDDRVAEKVGFAIGADIAYINIDPEKMHQIKIEREPKFTFIGDAATAIDDLLNYARNHKICLDIQEWQKRAAYLKRSWPLDHNRESECMQSAEVMANLADYVDENTKIATGVGNHQMLAAQYLPMQMAKSFMTSGSFGTMGFCLPTAIGIHYANPYSRVLAIDGDGSLRMNLGELHTIASLELPIKILMLNNNSDGMVQNLQDTEYEGVRIGTQRPKDVNFADIASSFGFTYAERISNKNDLKKSIEEFMNAEGPCFLEVCTDREEILYPKVPAGESYKDMILGPYIKHVPENKSSQFLPSQHTS, from the coding sequence ATGGAAGAAATGAACGGAGCAGAAGTTCTGATTAAATGCCTGGAAGACCTTGGTGTCAAACATATCTTTGGTTATACGGGAGCAGCAATACTTCCAGTGTTTCACGCTCTCAGACAGAGTGATATTGAGATAATTGTTAATTCCAATGAGCAGTCATCAGCATTTAGCGCAGCTGGTTATTCAAGGTCGAGCGATCAAGTCGGCATAGCTATGGTCACATCCGGACCTGCTATAACTAATACACTTACAAGTGTTGCTGATGCGTATAGTGATAGCATTCCTCTACTTGTATTTGCAGGTCAGGTCCCTGAGCACAAGATAGGAACCGATTCCTTTCAGCATATTAATGTCAAAGGTATTTTCGGAGATGTAACAAAGAAGGTCATACAACTGTCCAACGATGATGACATCGAATCCATAGTCAAGGATGCCTATTACTTTGCAAGATCTGGAAAACCCGGTCCTGTTGTCATAGATTTCCCTCTTGACAAACAGCAGAAGGTCCATTGTTACCAGAACATGGATGTCACAAAGTTCAGGGATAGTTATCATGACGACAGACATCTGAGTGAGAAACAATGCGAGGACTTTTTTAAACTGCTCCTCAATTCCAAAAGACCATTGCTCTATCTTGGAGGTGGACTGAACTCAGAGCATGGAAAGCAGACCATCAGGGAATTCAATGACCTTTTCGGGATACCTTCTGTCAATACACTCATGGCAAAAGGCACCGTTGATGAAAGGGATGATCTGAACCTGGGAATGCTGGGGATGTTCGGTACACCATATGCGAACATGCTTATCCAGGAGAACGATTTCTTTTTCGCGATCGGTGTTAGATGGGATGACAGGGTTGCGGAAAAGGTAGGATTTGCAATCGGGGCTGACATCGCCTATATCAATATTGACCCTGAGAAAATGCATCAGATAAAGATCGAACGTGAACCTAAATTCACATTCATAGGAGATGCTGCAACAGCTATCGATGACCTGCTTAACTATGCCAGGAATCACAAAATCTGCCTCGATATTCAGGAGTGGCAGAAGCGTGCAGCGTACCTGAAAAGATCATGGCCACTAGATCACAATCGGGAATCTGAATGTATGCAATCTGCCGAAGTAATGGCAAATCTTGCAGATTATGTTGATGAAAATACAAAGATAGCTACAGGTGTAGGCAACCACCAGATGCTTGCAGCACAGTACCTTCCTATGCAAATGGCAAAGTCTTTCATGACTTCCGGCTCCTTTGGAACAATGGGTTTTTGCCTGCCCACAGCGATCGGTATCCATTATGCGAACCCTTATTCAAGAGTTCTGGCTATCGATGGTGACGGCAGCCTTCGAATGAATCTTGGAGAGTTGCATACCATTGCATCATTGGAACTGCCGATCAAGATACTTATGCTGAACAACAATAGCGATGGAATGGTCCAGAACTTGCAAGACACAGAATATGAAGGTGTTCGCATAGGGACACAAAGACCAAAAGATGTTAATTTTGCAGATATTGCAAGTTCATTTGGCTTTACTTACGCAGAGAGGATAAGCAATAAAAATGATCTAAAAAAGAGCATTGAAGAATTCATGAATGCAGAAGGACCTTGTTTCCTGGAAGTTTGTACAGATCGGGAAGAGATCCTGTATCCGAAGGTCCCAGCAGGAGAATCTTATAAGGATATGATCCTGGGGCCATACATAAAACATGTTCCTGAAAACAAGTCTTCTCAGTTCCTTCCATCTCAGCATACTTCCTGA
- a CDS encoding 4Fe-4S binding protein encodes MVAVINRDECVGCGVCVDDCPAEAISMDGDNIAVVDADACTECGICVDSCPSEAISME; translated from the coding sequence ATGGTAGCTGTAATTAACAGGGACGAATGTGTAGGATGCGGAGTATGTGTAGATGATTGCCCAGCTGAAGCAATTTCAATGGACGGCGACAACATCGCTGTAGTAGATGCTGACGCATGCACTGAATGTGGTATATGTGTGGACTCCTGTCCATCCGAAGCAATTTCAATGGAATAA
- a CDS encoding GNAT family N-acetyltransferase, producing MEREYKLIEQIPTVEEYQTLREAVGWNRIADPKAVETGLNNSLFCVCVVLDNKVIGCGRVIGDMGIYYYVQDIIVLPEFQGKGLGKQIIDTIMDYLEEHASPGTFVGLMSAKGLSRFYERYGFTERPSEGPGMFRIM from the coding sequence GTGGAACGAGAATACAAACTAATCGAGCAGATCCCAACTGTTGAAGAATATCAAACACTTCGTGAAGCTGTTGGATGGAACAGAATAGCTGATCCAAAAGCAGTCGAGACCGGTTTGAACAACTCACTATTTTGTGTCTGTGTCGTTTTAGACAACAAAGTTATTGGATGTGGCAGGGTAATCGGAGACATGGGAATTTACTATTATGTCCAGGACATCATAGTTTTACCCGAATTCCAAGGGAAAGGTCTGGGCAAACAGATCATCGATACAATTATGGACTATCTAGAAGAACATGCTTCCCCCGGTACTTTTGTCGGATTAATGTCTGCAAAAGGTCTTTCCAGATTTTATGAGCGCTATGGATTCACAGAAAGACCATCTGAAGGACCAGGGATGTTCAGGATAATGTAA
- the gpgS gene encoding glucosyl-3-phosphoglycerate synthase, producing MDFYQEYITTIHDFSIDKERLIKRINELKGRRPASLVIPILYEEVNNPPLKNIISNLNEGTCVNQVVVALAAENAEQYIHVVEFFKELNVPHIVVWCDGPRIQHILFTMKKMGIDLTSYKGKGKDVWIATGIATIDSYAIAYHDADIVTYSKDFPAKLLYPVVEPELNFFFNKGYYARINMENKTMHGRVFRLFIRPLLDTMQMDSKADILRYLLAFRYTLAGEFAMTSDLAMNIRIPADWGLEVGLLAEVYRNTTTKKVCQTDLGYYDHKHQDVGSNRSEGLCKMVGDIFTTFMRIATESTDNKISPSYLHGIHVKYKRLGQDLIRRYHADALCNGLCYNRHEEELYVDMFARVIRRAGEDYLEHPSDVLMPDWTRALSAMPDLREQLYEACVADEKEYCSGPVKGDD from the coding sequence ATGGATTTTTATCAGGAATACATTACAACAATTCATGATTTCAGTATTGATAAAGAAAGGCTCATCAAGAGGATCAACGAACTTAAGGGTCGCAGACCTGCATCACTTGTGATTCCTATTTTGTATGAGGAAGTTAACAATCCTCCTCTTAAGAATATAATTTCCAATCTTAATGAGGGTACGTGCGTTAATCAGGTTGTCGTTGCCCTTGCTGCTGAAAATGCAGAACAGTATATTCACGTGGTCGAATTTTTCAAGGAATTGAATGTACCTCACATTGTGGTCTGGTGTGACGGTCCAAGGATCCAGCATATCTTATTCACTATGAAAAAGATGGGAATTGACCTGACGTCCTATAAGGGTAAAGGAAAAGATGTCTGGATAGCTACTGGAATAGCAACTATTGACTCATATGCGATTGCCTATCACGATGCTGATATTGTAACTTATTCAAAGGATTTCCCTGCAAAACTCCTTTATCCTGTTGTTGAACCTGAACTCAACTTTTTCTTCAACAAGGGATATTATGCCAGGATCAATATGGAAAATAAGACCATGCATGGTCGTGTTTTCAGGCTTTTCATCCGTCCTTTGCTCGATACTATGCAAATGGATTCCAAAGCGGATATCCTGAGATATCTTCTTGCTTTCCGATACACCCTTGCAGGTGAATTCGCCATGACAAGCGACCTTGCGATGAACATACGCATCCCGGCTGACTGGGGTCTTGAGGTCGGGCTTCTTGCAGAGGTCTACAGGAACACGACAACTAAAAAGGTGTGCCAGACAGATCTTGGTTATTACGACCACAAGCATCAGGATGTAGGTTCCAACAGATCAGAAGGGCTTTGCAAAATGGTCGGTGATATTTTCACGACCTTTATGAGGATCGCAACGGAATCTACTGATAATAAAATTTCACCTTCTTATCTGCATGGCATCCACGTAAAGTACAAACGTCTCGGACAGGACCTGATAAGAAGGTATCATGCTGATGCCCTCTGTAATGGCCTTTGCTATAACAGGCACGAGGAAGAATTGTATGTTGACATGTTCGCACGTGTGATCAGGAGAGCAGGCGAGGATTACCTTGAGCATCCTTCAGACGTACTCATGCCTGACTGGACACGTGCCCTCTCAGCCATGCCGGACCTTCGTGAGCAGTTATATGAGGCCTGTGTTGCTGATGAAAAGGAATATTGCAGTGGACCAGTAAAAGGGGATGACTGA
- the mpgP gene encoding mannosyl-3-phosphoglycerate phosphatase gives MILTYVVFTDLDGTLVDHDSYSYEAARPAIDLLKQKGIPLIFCTSKTRAELEVYVEELDCHHPFISENGGGIFVPEGYFDIDIDFDHKVGNYDVIELGTGYSALKDTLMEISKGSGIEIINFGKMTTEEVSKDTGLDIRSAELAKMRDYDEAFRIIDEDENKASKMKELIGAAGYNYTRGGRYWHIIGNNDKGKAVRILTDIYRQQFTDITTIGLGDSQNDLPMLESVDISVLVQKPGGSHDPSITDTKIKRVEGIGPIGWGNAINEIIGR, from the coding sequence ATGATCTTGACATATGTCGTATTTACAGACCTTGACGGAACTCTGGTAGACCATGATAGCTATTCATACGAAGCAGCCAGACCTGCAATTGACCTGTTAAAGCAAAAGGGAATACCACTCATATTTTGCACCAGCAAAACACGGGCCGAACTTGAAGTTTATGTTGAAGAGCTGGACTGCCACCATCCCTTCATATCAGAGAACGGAGGAGGTATCTTCGTTCCGGAAGGGTATTTTGACATTGACATCGATTTCGACCACAAGGTCGGGAACTACGATGTCATAGAGCTCGGGACCGGCTATTCTGCATTGAAGGATACACTCATGGAAATCAGCAAAGGGTCCGGCATTGAGATCATCAATTTCGGGAAAATGACCACTGAAGAGGTCAGCAAGGACACCGGACTTGACATTCGCTCTGCAGAGCTTGCTAAAATGCGAGACTATGATGAAGCGTTCAGAATAATCGACGAGGATGAAAACAAGGCCTCGAAGATGAAAGAGCTGATCGGTGCTGCAGGATATAACTACACCAGGGGAGGAAGATACTGGCATATTATCGGGAACAATGATAAGGGCAAAGCTGTCAGGATCCTTACCGACATCTACAGGCAACAGTTCACTGACATTACCACCATCGGTCTCGGTGACAGCCAAAACGACCTTCCAATGCTGGAATCTGTGGACATATCTGTCCTTGTACAAAAACCTGGAGGCTCGCACGATCCTTCAATAACTGATACAAAGATAAAGCGGGTAGAGGGAATCGGACCCATCGGATGGGGCAACGCGATCAATGAAATAATCGGCAGGTAA
- a CDS encoding pyridoxal phosphate-dependent aminotransferase, whose protein sequence is MTHLSTSSSLSQRSVNIPPFYVMEVLESAQKLEASGRDIVHLEIGEPDFPTAPHICDAANRSLASCNTRYTHSQGLPELRSAIVDDYNNRFGLDLVPEQVLVTSGTSPALMLTFMALLDQGDKCLLPNPHYACYPNFVSALGCRSNFAYTSEENGFGLTPELVSENLDAETSAILINSPSNPTGYVMSSKEMQGIAEIAGSEGNIPIISDEIYQGLIYGGKDHSILEYTDNAFVLNGFSKKYCMTGWRLGYLIAPLDCMRVLQKLQQNFFICANSFVQEAGIAALRGPQDHVDKMVETYDERRRYMLKRLKGIGFRVGYEPMGAFYVLADASEFGNDSLELSRTILNEAGVAVTPGIDFGDGAEGYIRFSYANNIENIEEGMKRLDGFLNG, encoded by the coding sequence ATGACCCATTTATCTACCTCTTCATCATTATCCCAAAGGTCTGTGAATATCCCTCCCTTCTATGTCATGGAAGTGCTTGAAAGCGCCCAGAAACTGGAAGCATCCGGCAGGGATATCGTCCATCTTGAGATCGGGGAACCGGACTTCCCAACAGCACCACATATCTGTGATGCAGCAAACCGGTCCCTTGCATCCTGCAACACCCGCTATACCCACAGCCAGGGTCTGCCTGAGCTGAGAAGTGCGATAGTGGACGATTACAACAACCGATTCGGTCTCGATCTGGTTCCCGAGCAGGTGCTTGTGACATCTGGAACAAGCCCTGCATTGATGCTGACCTTCATGGCATTGCTTGACCAGGGTGATAAATGTCTCCTGCCAAACCCGCATTATGCCTGCTACCCTAACTTTGTCAGCGCTCTTGGATGCCGATCGAACTTTGCATACACATCCGAAGAGAATGGCTTTGGCCTGACACCGGAACTTGTGTCCGAGAACCTTGACGCAGAGACCAGTGCAATCCTCATCAACAGTCCCTCAAATCCCACGGGCTACGTAATGTCATCAAAGGAGATGCAGGGAATAGCAGAAATAGCAGGATCGGAAGGTAATATACCTATAATTTCGGATGAGATCTACCAGGGTCTTATCTATGGCGGAAAAGACCACAGTATTCTGGAATATACTGACAATGCCTTTGTCCTTAATGGATTCTCCAAGAAGTACTGTATGACTGGCTGGCGGCTTGGATACCTTATCGCACCCCTCGATTGCATGAGGGTGCTGCAAAAGCTCCAGCAGAACTTCTTCATCTGTGCTAACAGCTTCGTTCAGGAAGCCGGGATCGCTGCACTTCGTGGACCTCAGGACCATGTTGACAAAATGGTGGAGACGTATGACGAACGCAGAAGGTACATGCTGAAGAGACTGAAAGGCATCGGTTTCAGGGTGGGGTATGAACCAATGGGAGCTTTCTATGTGCTTGCTGATGCCAGTGAGTTCGGAAACGATTCCCTTGAACTTAGCCGCACAATTCTTAATGAAGCAGGTGTGGCTGTCACGCCGGGAATTGATTTTGGAGATGGTGCTGAAGGTTATATCAGGTTCTCGTATGCGAACAATATCGAGAACATTGAGGAAGGTATGAAGAGGCTTGATGGTTTTCTGAATGGTTGA